The Pseudalkalibacillus hwajinpoensis nucleotide sequence AAGCAAAATAACAAGAGATCCCGCAACTAGAATCAGAATCCATGCCTTTTTCTTCACAACTATCACACTCCTATAGATTACGATAGGTATTATACCCTATCTATGTTAATGCGAAAGCTGAAAATGGTTTTTAATTTAAAAATGAGTAAAAAAACCCCCAAAATTGGAGGTTAAAGCGAGATATTTGTCTTTTTTTGTAAGAAATCAACATCCTGATAGTAAGCATCCTTTACAAGAAGGTTAGGTCCTAGACACTTTACTGCAGGGCAATGACAACTTATGCTTTGAGCCATTTTACTTTCTTGCCATTTTTCGTAAGCATCATTTAGATTAGTATCTTTAATATTTCCAAGTGGTGGCGTATCTCCAAAATCAGTTACGATAATATCGCCATCGAAAATATTCATATTTAATCTAGAACGTCCATCTGGGTCATTTCTAACAGTGACATTAGGTTCTGAATATAATCTTTCGAGAAGTCTAAGGTCTTCTTGATTGGAACTGCATGGGTAAAATGGAAGGGTACCGAATAAGAGCCAAACATCTGGATCTCGATTATCTAATAAACGGTGAATTCCTTCTCGAATTTCATCCAAAGAGGCAATATCAAGACCTGAAGCGAAGTCCGAAGGATACATCGGATGAACTTCATGACGCTGGCACCCCATGTCTGCTATTTGTTGATGAATGCTCACGATATTTGGAAGAGTTCTACGATTAATCATTGTCTCCGCTGATACGATGACACCTTTAGATGTTAAATCTTTTGCATTCTCAACCATACGATGGAAATAAGCTTCCCGCTGTTTGAGAGATGGCTTCCTTTCCATAACAGCGAATCCAATGTCAGTGAAATCGTCTATGCTTCCATAATTATGTGAAATATGTAAAACATCAAGATAGGGTATGATCAGATCATATCGCTTACGATCAAGCGTTAAATTTGAATTGATTTGTGTTCTCGCTCCGCGTTCATGAGCGTATTTAAGAAGTGGAGCTACATATTGCTTAACCGATTTCATGGAAAGCATTGGTTCACCACCCGTAATACTTAACGCCCTAAGTTTTTCTACTTGATCAAGACTACGAGTAATAAGGTCTAGAGGAAGTGGATCAGGATCCTTGGGTTGCAATGTATAACCAACTGCACAATGTTCACATCTCATATTACATAAAGTAGTCGTTGTCAGTTCTATGTTGGAAAGAATCGTATTTCCATATTCTTCAACATCCATATAAGCTTCCCATGGGTCATAGCTAGGCGTTATTGTTTTCATTGGTGTTATCATTTAAATCGACCCCTTAGTGTTAGTTCAAGGCTTACACCCTTCTATAATTGTAGAACATAAGATGAAGGATGAACAGATGTAGTAATGAATTTAGAAAACTCCGCCAATGTCCATACATCTTTGATCAACCTATCATAGACTGTAATATCTACCAACAGATTGTTTGAAGGAGAGAAGGAGGGGGAGCATGAGTTACGGTTATCCCGGTTGTGGTTATCCTTATCCGCCTTACCCATACCCATATCCAGGCTATGGCGGAGGATATTTTGCCTTAATCGTTGTTCTACTAGTTTTACTACTTGTTATTGGCGGAGGATACTATTACTACGCTAATCATTATGGAAGCTATAAGTAATTTAATAAATCTATAACAATAATTTCATGAACACTGTCAACACGTAAAAAAGCAAGTACGAAAGGGTTTAACCCTTTTTCGTACTTGCTTTTTGGTTTTGTGCTTTATCAAGATCATCTCTCGTAGTTTTATCCCAGAGCGGAACACCTTTTTGATAAGCAGCTCTAGAAATCATATGTCCAGAAACTGGAGCTGTCATCAAAATGAAAATAATACCGAGAATGAGCTTACCACTTACCATTTGTTCTTCAAAGATAAAATAAAGGAAAGCGGCAATAAGGATTCCAGCTACTCCTAGAGTAGCGCTTTTTGAAGCAGCATGTAGACGAGTGTAAACGTCAGGAAGTCGAAAAATTCCAAGCGCTCCAGAAAAAAGGAAAAACGTGCCAATGATCATAAAAATGCTAATCACGACTTCTTTCAATGATAACACCCTTTTCCAGAAATTTAGCAATAGCTACTGTTCCTATAAAAGCGAGAATTCCAATAAGAAGAATAATATCATTGAAATACGCTGTTTCCAGTTTGATTGCTAGAATACCCGCTATTGCCATAAGATTAATGCCGATTGTATCCAGTGCAACAGCACGGTCGGGATTCGAAGGTCCTTTTATTGCTCGATAGAGTAAAAATAGGGTAGAGATTGCGATGATGACGATACAAATGGTTGATACAGTAGATAAAAGAGAAGTCATCTCGTCACCTCCATAATTGCTTTCTCAAATGTGCCTTTAATTTCTTTAATAACCTCATCTGCATCAGGCGCGTCCATAGCATGGATATAAATATGCATGTTATCTGGAGCGACTGAAACCGTTAGTGTCCCTGGAGTTAATGTAATGAGATTTGCGAGCATCGTAATTTCCCAGTTTGTTCGAACATCAATGGGCACAGCGATAATGCCTGGTTCCATTTTAAGTTTGGGACTGTATACGAGCTTAACAACCTGAACATTAGCCATAATCAGCTCTTTAATAAACAAAAACAATAATTTAAGAATCGCCCAAAGACGATAAAAGTAAAAGCGGTCTGGAATGAAACGCTCCATTAATAGAAGTAATCCGATTCCAAATAAATAGCCAACAAAGAACGTACTAAAAGAGTAACTTTCAAAAAGAAACATCCAGAGAACGGCAATAATCAGGTTTATGATAATTTGTATTGGCATGCCATCTACTCCTTCATAACCGAATCAATATAATTTGATGGATCAATCATTTGATCCGCAATTGTTTGAACCGTAGGATAAATAAATTCTGCACCTAATCCAAGAAATATCGTGAAAATGAGTAAGAAAGCAGCAGGCATTATTTTACCTTTAGTAGAGTTAACTGTTGAAACATATTCCTGCTTTGCCTCTCCCCAGAATCCATTAATAAAGATGCGGATAACAGAAAGAAGAATTAAAAGACTGGTCACTAATCCTATAATCGCTAGTACATAATGTCCTTCCTCGAAAGCACCTCTTAGAATAAGGAGTTTACCGATAAATCCACTAAATGGCGGTAATCCAGCAAGCGCTAATGCTGCAATGAAAAAGAGCCATCCAAGGACTGGTTGATTTTTAATAATGCCACCCATCTTTCTCAAATCTGATGTGCCGGCGTAAGCCACCATAGCACCAACAAGGAAGAAGAGTGCTGCTTTAATAATCATATCATGAAGCAAATAATAAATTGTGCCTGCAAGAGCAGTTGCTGAGAACGTGCCAATACCAAGAATCATATAACCAACTGCTGGAATGATATTATAGGCAATAATCAATTGCACATTATTCGTCGAAAGGGCCCCAATCACACCGAAAACAAGCGTGAATCCTGCCAGTACAAGCAAAATTTGATGCGTAACTGTAAGGTTATAGACGAAGATCAGAGAGAAAACTCTTAGTATAGAATATACCCCAACTTTGGTAAGTAACGCTCCAAATAATGCTGAAATAACAGTTGGTGGAACTGTATAAGACTTAGGGAGCCAGAAATATAATGGGAAAAGCGCACCTTTCGTTGCAAAAACGATCAATAACAAAATGCCAATGGTCGTTAACACACCATCCTGTTGAACTTCACCGATCCGTTCAGCTAACTGAGCCATATTGACTGTCCCAACTACTGCATATAGAAAGGCGATCGTTGTAACAAACAGCATAGATGAAAATAGATTGATAATGATGTATTTAAAGGACTCTCTGAATTGTTCTTTGGTCCCACCAAGAACGATTAATCCGTATGAAGCAATAAGCAGTACTTCGAAGAAGACGAATAAGTTAAACAGGTCTCCTGTTAGAAACGCACCACTAACACCCGCAATGAGAAGTTGAAAAAGCGGATAAAAGTAAAAACGTTCGCGTTGTTCATCGAGCGAATTAAAAGCATAAAAAGCACATGCAACCGCAATGATATTCGCAGTGACGACTAACAACATAGCAAGCGGATCGGCGACCAGAACAATGCCATAAGGCACTGTCCAATCCCCGGCTTTTAATACGATCGTGCCGTTTTGAATCACATTAAATGCGATGACAGATACAACTGCGAGATTGACAAGCACCATAATGCGTGTAATCAATCGTACAAGTGGCAACCGTTTATTGAGGAATACAAGAATGATTCCAGTTAATAACGGTAATAAAATTGGTAGTATAGCTAGATTACTCATTTTCGTTACCCCTTAACTTCTCCATATTATCAGTACCGTTCGTTTGATATGTCCGATACGCTAGCACAAGAAGAAACGATGTCACACCGAAACTAATAACGATGGAAGTTAATATAAGTGCCTGTGGCAACGGATCAACATAACTTGTTACGCCTTCTGCAAGGATAGGAGGTTTTCCACGATTTAACTTTCCCATCGTAATAATAAAGAGGTGTGCTCCATGAGACAACAGTGCCGTACCGATAATGATTTTAAGAATTTGTTTTTGCAGCATCATGTAGACACCTGCTGTAAAAAGCAGACCTGCAAGTACAGACATGATAATTTCCATTAATCATTTCCCTCCTTCTTACTCGGACGCAATTTAATCATTGTGAAGATCCCGAGCGCAGCAAGTCCAAGTACAAGGATTTCAAGCATCGTATCAAGTCCACGGAAGTCAACAAGAATAACATTAACAACGTTGTCTCCTCCGCCCAATTTATAGGAGTTTTTAAGAAAGTACTCTGAAATTGGTTCAAACAATTTCGTACTGTGTGAAGCGATTCCTATCATAGTTACAAGAACCCCTACAGATATAGAGATGACCCAGTTAACGGCGTTTGTTCTTTTGGATTCCTTCTGTTTATCAAAATTAGGCAAGTGATAAAAACATAGAAGAAATAGTGCAACCGTTACGGTTTCTACAATAAGCTGAGTGAGCGCTAAGTCTGGTGCTCGGAAGAAGACGAATAATAGGGATAATCCATACCCTACGATTCCAAGTACTAGAATAGCGGCAATACGATTCTTCATAAAAATCGTTCCAAAAGCAGCGCCGGCCATCACAATCGCTATAAGTAACTCAGGAATAGCAATCGGGGCCAGGTCATCAAATGACATTTTGAAGCCTCCAGTAACACTTATGGTGATGGAGACAAGAGCTATGAAGAAGATTAGGATATATATCATGTAATGCCTGAGAGATCCAGTCATATAACCATTCGTTAATTTCTTAGATCCATTTATGATGCCGGTTATAATACCATCATAGGCTTTAGCTGCAGAAAGTTTACCAGGTAAAATAGTGTATATACGTTCCCATTTTGTACGGGTCAGATAGAAAGCCGTTCCTAGCAAAAGTACAGCTAAACTCATGTAAAGAGCAGGCCCCAATCCGTGCCAGAATTTAATATGCGTTTCACCAGCTGAACCGGCTATGGAATCCACCATCGGTGAAAGAAGAGAATGCCCAAAAACGTTCGGAACAAAAGCAATGACGATCACAAGAAGTACAAGAATGATTGGCGAGATAAGCATACCAATCGGTGCTTCGTGTGGTTCTTTAGGTAATTTATCCCTTTGTTTACCGGTAAATGTTCGGAAGAAAAGCATAATGGAATAAACAAAAGTGAAGATACTTCCGCCAACTGCTAAATAAGGGAAATAAGGTGAAACGGCTTCAACAATTGTAGATGCATTTTCAAAATGCAGGGACGATTCAAAGAACATTTCTTTACTCAGGAAACCGTTTAGAAAAGGTAGTGGGAATCCTGCCATTGAGAATGTGCCAAAGAATGCTAAGGTTGCAGTGATTGGCATGAACGTAAATAGGCCTCCGAGTCTTCTAATATCTCGAGTGCCTGTCTCATGATCAATAATACCTGCGACCATAAAGAGACTGCCTTTGAACGTAGCGTGGTTCAAAATGTGGAATACAGCTGCAAGAATAGCCACCTCAGTACCAAAACCTAACATAGCCATGATCATACCCAGTTGACTAATCGTCGAATAGGCGAGGATAGCTTTAAGGTCTGTTTGTCTAACAGCCATATAAGATCCCCAGCATAGCGTGAGCAATCCAAATCCACTAACAATCAAGAAAAAGAGATCGGTACCTGCGAAGATGAGGCTTAACCTCGCAACAAGGTAGATACCAGCTTTAACCATAGTAGCTGAGTGTAGGAAGGCGCTGACTGGTGTTGGTGCTTCCATTGCGTCAGGTAACCATGTATGAAATGGAAACTGAGCTGACTTCGTAAAAGCTCCCAGTAGTACGAGTACTAAGATGAATGGGAAAAGGGAAGACGTAACAATCATCTCTCCGTTTTCAATAATCCCCCTAATACTTGCCGTTCCTGTGATATCTGCCATGAGTAGAAAACCACCGAGCATGGCTAGACCGCCAAAAACAGTAATCATCATTGATTTAAGGGCACCAGATGTTGATTTCTCTCGTTGGTACCAGTATCCAATTAGCAGGAATGATGAAATGCTCGTTAATTCCCAGAATGTGTAGAGAACAAATAAATTATCCGACAACACAACCCCGAGCATGGCTCCCATAAACAATAGGAGATAGACATAAAAATGGCCAAGCTTTTCGGCTTTACTTAAATAATAAATGGAATAGAGAACAACGAGTGATCCAATTCCAGTGATCAAAAGCGCGAAAAACAGGCCAAGACCATCAATATAGAATGTAACGTTCACTCCGAGTGATGGAATCCACTCAAACGTTTTAAGTGTATGTACACCCTGCGTAACTTCTTTTATAAACGTAAGAAAATACCCAAACAACACTATCGGAACTAAAAGAACAAACCATCCTAAATGGACTTGTTTGACGCCCCGATAAAGTAACGGGATGAAAAACGCTGCCAGAAAAGGTAGCAAGACAGCTGCATGAAGCATTCTACAAAAACCTCCCCACTAATGCTCAATATGATAAAAGTTCAAATGAACTCATATTGCGATACCTCAATTGTAATCAAAAACCGACACGTTTATCAACTTTTCCTGTTTAAAAAAGCAACTTTCCCGTATAAGTTTTCCAAACATCGCCGATTCTATTTGCGAAAGGAGGATTCACGTGATAAAATCCATTTCTATTCTTATTCCTATCCTTATATTGTTAACGGCGTGTCAAACGATATATAAAAGCGAGGATCAATCTCCATTTGGTCCAAGAGAATATTTTCGCTCAATAGAAATGGCTCCCATCGGAGCCGCAATAATGAAAGATCATAAACCGTTAAGTTCATTAGAAGCTATTCGAAAAAAAATAAAAAACGAGTCTGCTATAAATGATGTCATTATTTTATCCCGTAATGACCAAACGGTGGTGGCGTTGAAACCTTTTGCATATACAAGACAAGATATTGAGCCATTGCTTACAGAGTACAAGGAATGGTTTCAAGCAGAAGGATTGGCGGTTGTCTTCTTATCAGAACCTGATCACTTTCGAAAAGCGAAGAAAATGAAGACGACTGATGAAGTAACAAGCGAAGAGTGGACTTCTTCATGGGGGAACTACTTTGAAATCGAATAAAATAAAAAGGCCAACCCTGGATACGATCAAGGTTGGCAATGTTTAAATCCCGATAAGAGAAACTTGCTTATCAAGTCTGCGCCTTTTGATCTCACGTTGAATAAGACCAATAAAGTCGCTACTTAGCTTTAATTCTTTTGCCTTATAAAAGGATTCAATCAATAAGTCATCTGATAACTTTTCCATGATTAAGCACCTCCTGAATAAGGTTCTATTCTCCGTCTAGTCCGCATATTGTGTATGTGGATCTTTTATTTGCAGTAAGCTTACCACGTAAACATACGGAGAACAACCGTTCCGTTATCCACAGTGAAGAGTGGATAATTTGTGGGTATCATGTTTATATCTTAGTCATTCACAATGATTTAATGGTTTGTTTATGTTAATAATGTTATCCACATATTTTGTGAATGACATAATGTGTCGAAAAATTTTGATTTTATTATTTTGTTTTCATTTTGTTCATTCGTAAGTTAATAGTTGTACGAGGTGAAAATATTGATACAATAGGGATGTCACTAATAGTAGGAGTGTTGCAATTTGCTAAATAAGTTTTTACCAAATGAACATGTACAAGACATCTTTCAAATAAGTCCAGAATTATTGAAAGAGCGAGGCATTAAGGGCATTATTACTGATCTCGATAACACCCTTGTGGAATGGAATAGAGCTGACGCCACACCTAAGTTGCTAAAATGGTTTAAGCAAATGAGTGATGAGGGCATTCTCGTTACCATTGTTTCGAATAATAATAAGACAAGAGTAGAAAAGTTTGCCTCACCAGTTGAGGTGCCATTTATATATGAAGCTCGAAAACCGATGACTAAAGCTTTTCGGAAAGCGTTGAAGGATATGAACCTTAGCGCAGATGATACTGTAGTTATTGGAGATCAAATTTTCACGGATGTCGTCGGAGGAAATCGCATGGGGCTTCATACAATTCTTGTCGTGCCAGTTGCAAGCACAGATGGGTTCTTTACGAAATTCAATCGAAAAATAGAAAGCATTTTCCTTACCTGGATGAAACGAAAAGGGAAGATAAATTGGGAGGAATAAGTTTGGACAACGAACAAATTATTTGCGCCGGATGCGGTGTACACATTCAAACAGAAGACAAAAACGCACTTGGCTATGCACCACCGTCTGCACTTAATCGAGACGTCATTATATGTCAGCGTTGTTTTCGTTTAAAGCACTATAATGAAATTCAAGACGTTTCTTTAACAGATGATGACTTTTTGAAAATACTAAATGAAATTAGCCAAACGGATGCTCTTATCGTCAAGATTGTCGATATCTTCGATTTTAATGGAAGTTGGCTTCCTGGTATTCAGAGATTCGCAGGAGGAAACCCTGTTTTATTAGTTGGAAACAAAGTAGATTTGTTGCCCAAGTCAGTAAACAAATCAAAGTTAGTAAAGTGGATGCAAACAAGCGCCAAAGAGAATGGACTAAAGCCTGCTGATGTCATGTTAATGAGTGCAGAAAAAGGCGATAGCGTTATGGATGTAGCAGGTGAAATTGATCGCTTGAGAGATGGAAAAGATGTTTATATAATTGGCTGTACAAATGTTGGTAAATCAACTTTTGTAAATCAACTTATACAAGAGTTTGGCGGAGATGCAGAGCAAATGATTACAACAAGTCAGTTTCCAGGTACAACACTTGACTTGATTGATATTCCGCTTGATGATGGAAAGACATTATATGACACCCCAGGTATTATTAATCATCATCAAATGGCACACTTTGTCAACGCTGAGGAATTAAAAGTAATTAGTCCAAAGAAAGAAATTAAGCCTAAAGTATTTCAGTTAAATGAAGGACAAACGCTGTTTTTCGGTGGACTTGCACGCCTTGATTTTGTCGAGGGCGGAAGGCAGTCTTTTATTTGTCATGTGTCAAATGATCTCTATATCCATCGTACAAAAATTGAGAAGGCTGATGATCTTTATGATGAGCATCTAGGAGAACTTCTTTATCCTCCGGGAGATCAGTCAAAGAAAGAGCTGCCTGCTCTAGTTGGTCATGAACTCCGCATCAAAGAGGAAAAGATGGATATCGTTTTTTCAGGTCTAGGATGGGTAACCGTATCCGGTAAAGGAACAACTGTGAAAGCATATGCACCTGAAGGAGTAGGCGTGTCTATTAGAAAATCACTCATCTAGGAGGCAGATAATGGGGAAGTTATATGGACTGATTGGTCATCCTATAGGACATTCGATGTCACCGATCATGCATAACGGTGAATTTAAAGAGCTTGGTTTATCGCATCATTACCATGCATTTGATCTATCGCCAGAACAGCTGGAAGATGGTGTGGATGCAATGAAAATGCTTGATATTCAAGGTTTCAATGTGACCATTCCACACAAAGTCGCCATTATTCCATTACTAGATGAGGTAGAGCAAGAAGCTATTGATATTGGTGCAGTTAATACGGTTTATAAGCGTGATGGTAAATATATCGGTACGAACACTGATGGATCAGGTTATTTATTTTCGTTGCTCACTTTGATTGGAGAAAAAAACTTGAGCGGCAAGAAAATTCTTGTTATTGGTGCTGGTGGCGCTGCTCGAGCAGTTGCTGTTTCTGTTTCCCAATCCGAGGTGGCATCTTTAACGATTGCCAATCGAACACTTGAGAAAGCAGAAGAGCTATCAAAATTATGTCAACATTACAGCGTGGCAAATGCTATAACGCTATCTGAAGCAGAGACTTCATTGGGACAGTTCGATATCGTTATTAATACAACGTCTATTGGTATGAGCCCTCACCTTGATCGAATGCCAATATCACTTGAACATATAAGATCAGGTACGGTTGTTAGTGATTTGATTTATAATCCACTAGAAACAAAATGGATGAAGCTTGCAAAATCAAAAGGCGCAGTCACTGATAATGGCATCTCGATGTTCGTTGAACAGGGGGCGCTTGCATTTGAAAAGTGGACAGGAGTCTCGCCTGATCGGAAACGAATGCGAAATACGGTTTTAAAAGAGCTAGGAGGATATTCATGTTAACAGGAAAACAAAAGCGTTTCTTACGCGCAAAAGCTAATCGTCTAAACCCTATTTTCCAAGTAGGAAAAGGTGGCGTGAATGAGAATATGACAAAACAAATTGAAGAAGCATTAGAGGTTAGAGAGCTTATTAAAGTAAGCATTCTTCAAAATTGTGACGAAGATCGCAATACAGTTGGGGTACAACTATCAACTGAAACAGGGGCGGAACTCGTACAAATTATTGGGAATATGGTTGTTTTGTATAAAGAATCAGAAGAGAATAAAGAAATTATTCTTCCATAATGACTGTTGAGAAAAAATTAAGAGTCGGCCTACTTGGTGGAACATTTGACCCCCCTCATCTCGGTCATCTTACCATTGCGCAAGGGGTGCTCGAAACTTGCCGAATGGATGAAATTTGGTTTATGCCAAGTCATCGACCTCCACATAAAAATGGTAGTCATATTACTGATAATCATCACCGTGTGAAGATGGTACAGTTGGCAATAGAGGGGAACCCTTACTTTAAGCTTTCTTTAATCGAATTTGAACGTAATGACCGATCCTATACAATTGATACAATTGAAATATTGAAAGAAAATTATCCTAATATCGATTTTTATTTTATCATTG carries:
- the yfkAB gene encoding radical SAM/CxCxxxxC motif protein YfkAB encodes the protein MITPMKTITPSYDPWEAYMDVEEYGNTILSNIELTTTTLCNMRCEHCAVGYTLQPKDPDPLPLDLITRSLDQVEKLRALSITGGEPMLSMKSVKQYVAPLLKYAHERGARTQINSNLTLDRKRYDLIIPYLDVLHISHNYGSIDDFTDIGFAVMERKPSLKQREAYFHRMVENAKDLTSKGVIVSAETMINRRTLPNIVSIHQQIADMGCQRHEVHPMYPSDFASGLDIASLDEIREGIHRLLDNRDPDVWLLFGTLPFYPCSSNQEDLRLLERLYSEPNVTVRNDPDGRSRLNMNIFDGDIIVTDFGDTPPLGNIKDTNLNDAYEKWQESKMAQSISCHCPAVKCLGPNLLVKDAYYQDVDFLQKKTNISL
- the mnhG gene encoding monovalent cation/H(+) antiporter subunit G; this translates as MLSLKEVVISIFMIIGTFFLFSGALGIFRLPDVYTRLHAASKSATLGVAGILIAAFLYFIFEEQMVSGKLILGIIFILMTAPVSGHMISRAAYQKGVPLWDKTTRDDLDKAQNQKASTKKG
- a CDS encoding Na(+)/H(+) antiporter subunit F1, translated to MTSLLSTVSTICIVIIAISTLFLLYRAIKGPSNPDRAVALDTIGINLMAIAGILAIKLETAYFNDIILLIGILAFIGTVAIAKFLEKGVIIERSRD
- a CDS encoding Na+/H+ antiporter subunit E; translated protein: MPIQIIINLIIAVLWMFLFESYSFSTFFVGYLFGIGLLLLMERFIPDRFYFYRLWAILKLLFLFIKELIMANVQVVKLVYSPKLKMEPGIIAVPIDVRTNWEITMLANLITLTPGTLTVSVAPDNMHIYIHAMDAPDADEVIKEIKGTFEKAIMEVTR
- a CDS encoding Na+/H+ antiporter subunit D, which translates into the protein MSNLAILPILLPLLTGIILVFLNKRLPLVRLITRIMVLVNLAVVSVIAFNVIQNGTIVLKAGDWTVPYGIVLVADPLAMLLVVTANIIAVACAFYAFNSLDEQRERFYFYPLFQLLIAGVSGAFLTGDLFNLFVFFEVLLIASYGLIVLGGTKEQFRESFKYIIINLFSSMLFVTTIAFLYAVVGTVNMAQLAERIGEVQQDGVLTTIGILLLIVFATKGALFPLYFWLPKSYTVPPTVISALFGALLTKVGVYSILRVFSLIFVYNLTVTHQILLVLAGFTLVFGVIGALSTNNVQLIIAYNIIPAVGYMILGIGTFSATALAGTIYYLLHDMIIKAALFFLVGAMVAYAGTSDLRKMGGIIKNQPVLGWLFFIAALALAGLPPFSGFIGKLLILRGAFEEGHYVLAIIGLVTSLLILLSVIRIFINGFWGEAKQEYVSTVNSTKGKIMPAAFLLIFTIFLGLGAEFIYPTVQTIADQMIDPSNYIDSVMKE
- a CDS encoding Na(+)/H(+) antiporter subunit C, producing MEIIMSVLAGLLFTAGVYMMLQKQILKIIIGTALLSHGAHLFIITMGKLNRGKPPILAEGVTSYVDPLPQALILTSIVISFGVTSFLLVLAYRTYQTNGTDNMEKLRGNENE
- a CDS encoding Na+/H+ antiporter subunit A, translated to MLHAAVLLPFLAAFFIPLLYRGVKQVHLGWFVLLVPIVLFGYFLTFIKEVTQGVHTLKTFEWIPSLGVNVTFYIDGLGLFFALLITGIGSLVVLYSIYYLSKAEKLGHFYVYLLLFMGAMLGVVLSDNLFVLYTFWELTSISSFLLIGYWYQREKSTSGALKSMMITVFGGLAMLGGFLLMADITGTASIRGIIENGEMIVTSSLFPFILVLVLLGAFTKSAQFPFHTWLPDAMEAPTPVSAFLHSATMVKAGIYLVARLSLIFAGTDLFFLIVSGFGLLTLCWGSYMAVRQTDLKAILAYSTISQLGMIMAMLGFGTEVAILAAVFHILNHATFKGSLFMVAGIIDHETGTRDIRRLGGLFTFMPITATLAFFGTFSMAGFPLPFLNGFLSKEMFFESSLHFENASTIVEAVSPYFPYLAVGGSIFTFVYSIMLFFRTFTGKQRDKLPKEPHEAPIGMLISPIILVLLVIVIAFVPNVFGHSLLSPMVDSIAGSAGETHIKFWHGLGPALYMSLAVLLLGTAFYLTRTKWERIYTILPGKLSAAKAYDGIITGIINGSKKLTNGYMTGSLRHYMIYILIFFIALVSITISVTGGFKMSFDDLAPIAIPELLIAIVMAGAAFGTIFMKNRIAAILVLGIVGYGLSLLFVFFRAPDLALTQLIVETVTVALFLLCFYHLPNFDKQKESKRTNAVNWVISISVGVLVTMIGIASHSTKLFEPISEYFLKNSYKLGGGDNVVNVILVDFRGLDTMLEILVLGLAALGIFTMIKLRPSKKEGND
- a CDS encoding sporulation histidine kinase inhibitor Sda, encoding MEKLSDDLLIESFYKAKELKLSSDFIGLIQREIKRRRLDKQVSLIGI
- a CDS encoding YqeG family HAD IIIA-type phosphatase is translated as MLNKFLPNEHVQDIFQISPELLKERGIKGIITDLDNTLVEWNRADATPKLLKWFKQMSDEGILVTIVSNNNKTRVEKFASPVEVPFIYEARKPMTKAFRKALKDMNLSADDTVVIGDQIFTDVVGGNRMGLHTILVVPVASTDGFFTKFNRKIESIFLTWMKRKGKINWEE
- the yqeH gene encoding ribosome biogenesis GTPase YqeH: MDNEQIICAGCGVHIQTEDKNALGYAPPSALNRDVIICQRCFRLKHYNEIQDVSLTDDDFLKILNEISQTDALIVKIVDIFDFNGSWLPGIQRFAGGNPVLLVGNKVDLLPKSVNKSKLVKWMQTSAKENGLKPADVMLMSAEKGDSVMDVAGEIDRLRDGKDVYIIGCTNVGKSTFVNQLIQEFGGDAEQMITTSQFPGTTLDLIDIPLDDGKTLYDTPGIINHHQMAHFVNAEELKVISPKKEIKPKVFQLNEGQTLFFGGLARLDFVEGGRQSFICHVSNDLYIHRTKIEKADDLYDEHLGELLYPPGDQSKKELPALVGHELRIKEEKMDIVFSGLGWVTVSGKGTTVKAYAPEGVGVSIRKSLI
- the aroE gene encoding shikimate dehydrogenase, with the translated sequence MGKLYGLIGHPIGHSMSPIMHNGEFKELGLSHHYHAFDLSPEQLEDGVDAMKMLDIQGFNVTIPHKVAIIPLLDEVEQEAIDIGAVNTVYKRDGKYIGTNTDGSGYLFSLLTLIGEKNLSGKKILVIGAGGAARAVAVSVSQSEVASLTIANRTLEKAEELSKLCQHYSVANAITLSEAETSLGQFDIVINTTSIGMSPHLDRMPISLEHIRSGTVVSDLIYNPLETKWMKLAKSKGAVTDNGISMFVEQGALAFEKWTGVSPDRKRMRNTVLKELGGYSC
- the yhbY gene encoding ribosome assembly RNA-binding protein YhbY gives rise to the protein MLTGKQKRFLRAKANRLNPIFQVGKGGVNENMTKQIEEALEVRELIKVSILQNCDEDRNTVGVQLSTETGAELVQIIGNMVVLYKESEENKEIILP
- a CDS encoding nicotinate-nucleotide adenylyltransferase gives rise to the protein MTVEKKLRVGLLGGTFDPPHLGHLTIAQGVLETCRMDEIWFMPSHRPPHKNGSHITDNHHRVKMVQLAIEGNPYFKLSLIEFERNDRSYTIDTIEILKENYPNIDFYFIIGGDMIEDLPNWHRIDELSSMISFVGVNRPGYDPDKERYNVSVIDVPQIDVSSSELRDDLRHRKSGRYLLPEAVRTFIEEKGLYESN